GGTGTGCTCCTTGCGCTGGGCCGGCGTCCCGCCGGTGTTGGGACCGAGGTCGCGCAGCATGATCACCGCGGGCAGCGGCAGCAGCGCCAGCGCGCCCAGCAGCGAGTTGCGGATCAGCTTGCGCCGGCCGAAGCCGGTCTCCTCGGTGCCGACCTCGAAGTCGTTCAGCGCGGCCGCGCGGGTCTCGTCGTCGCTGCGCAGCTCGTGCCGCTCGTGCACGACCTCGGGGGACGTCATCAGCGACCGCGCCCATTGGACGGCGCCGGCGCCGACGAGGAACAGCGCGAGGCCCAGCGTGAGCCCGAGCGTCAGGTTCGACACCTGGACGTCGCCGAGGTTCACACCGTTCTCGGGGTCGTCGGGGTGGATCCCGACGACCACGTAGAAGACGATGAACGCGACGGTCAGCAGCGCGGCCAGCGTGAACATGCCGGCGACCTGCCGCTCGGCGCGCCGCTCGGCCTTGTCGTCGACGTCGGTGAGCCGGGTGTCGTCGTGGTGGAGTCCGGGATCGGCGATCGGGTCGGCCGGCACCACGGCGTGCTCGCCGTGCGGAACGACCGCGTGCTCGTCACCGTTGGGGTTCACGTTGTGCGTGCTCATGCCTTCGACGACCTCGTCACGATCCAGGTGGCCATGCCGATCAGCAGGCCGATACCGACCAGCCACGCCCAGAGACCTTCGGCGACCGGGCCGGCCCGGCCGATGGCGAGGCCACCCGGGTCCGCCTCGTTCTGCACGCTGTCGAGGAACGCGATG
This Jiangella alba DNA region includes the following protein-coding sequences:
- a CDS encoding ubiquinol-cytochrome c reductase iron-sulfur subunit, producing the protein MSTHNVNPNGDEHAVVPHGEHAVVPADPIADPGLHHDDTRLTDVDDKAERRAERQVAGMFTLAALLTVAFIVFYVVVGIHPDDPENGVNLGDVQVSNLTLGLTLGLALFLVGAGAVQWARSLMTSPEVVHERHELRSDDETRAAALNDFEVGTEETGFGRRKLIRNSLLGALALLPLPAVIMLRDLGPNTGGTPAQRKEHTIWAEGVRVLTDVTFMPIRAADLEIGQLVNAMPATFEDLPEHGPERINERAKSPVMLVRMLPEDIHIAPGRENWGVDGILAYSKICTHVGCPISLYEQTTHHMLCPCHQSTFDLSDNGKVIFGPATRSLPQLPIAVDSEGYLIAQSDFTEPVGPSYWERTR